Proteins encoded together in one Schistocerca americana isolate TAMUIC-IGC-003095 chromosome 8, iqSchAmer2.1, whole genome shotgun sequence window:
- the LOC124545901 gene encoding nematocyst expressed protein 3-like: MPLFLVVCSDTVENRKLCQLTRVADVPVWKRTIARQRGQTPAPRPKKPATRRPGVSFAAAASGEPSAAPTASAAPAPAASEALPTPEAPAPPSQLLVAELGAASPGTSAGLRPANRRRGGQRPVGTQRSAPSVEQPQVDSHSAAAAPPPSSDGAAPAASAADLANLVAQLTALVTSAMKLIEVLSQQLTAVVPMAAPAPTAVNPHQMHHAQR; encoded by the exons ATGCCGCTCTTCCTGGTCGTCTGCTCCGACACTGTGGAGAACCGCAAGCTCTGCCAATTGACGCGGGTCGCCGACGTTCCG GTGTGGAAGCGCACCATCGCTCGCCAACGCGGCCAGACACCAGCGCCACGTCCGAAGAAGCCAGCAACGAGACGGCCCGGCGTCTCTTTCGCGGCGGCAGCATCAGGGGAACCCTCCGCCGCCCCAACAGCGTCGGCCGCTCCTGCTCCCGCCGCATCCGAGGCCTTGCCAACACCTGAGGCTCCTGCGCCTCCATCACAGCTGCTAGTGGCGGAACTGGGAGCTGCCTCTCCCGGGACGTCGGCTGGACTGCGCCCCGCCAACCGCCGGCGCGGGGGTCAACGCCCCGTGGGTACCCAGCGCTCGGCACCGTCagtcgagcagccccaggtggactctcacagcgCAGCAGCCGCGCCTCCCCCTTCCAGCGACGGGGCCGCGCCGGCTGCCTCCGCCGCTGACCTGGCCAACCTCGTCGCGCAGCTCACTGCCCTAGTGACCAGTGCCATGAAGTTGATCgaagtcctgtcgcagcaactcaccgctgTAGTGCCGATGGCCGCTCCGGCCCCAACCGCTGTCAACCCTCACCAGATGCACCATGCGCAGCGTTAG